The following are encoded in a window of Rosa chinensis cultivar Old Blush chromosome 4, RchiOBHm-V2, whole genome shotgun sequence genomic DNA:
- the LOC112200219 gene encoding transcription factor IIIB 90 kDa subunit isoform X3, protein MVWCTFCVKNVEGTSDAGRLWCSGCGKVLEDHIFSEEPTFVKNAAGQSQLAGRYVRSRESEISASRERILENAEYELRCMRNALDMGDNEEIIDIAKRFYRIAIERNFTRGRKSEQVQAACLYIACREKKKPYLLIDFSNYLKINVYVLGAVFLQLCKALRLDEHPIVQKLVDPSWFIHRFAESLPGGRDKGVMQTAQRIITSMKRDWMQTGRKPSGLCGAALYISALSHGLKCSKSDIIKIVHVCDATLTKRLVEFENTESGSLTIEEFLVKAKEQDELSKQPIMADKMDNTDGGLCEHKILCEHKDSGKPFAYGLCQTCYDDFMTISGGLDGGSNPPAFQRAEIERLKKASADLNANDSGIDTIACQSLDNSDQSSKFEKENNTKSGSENKGLLLMEPESDGAAMENTAVETGTEACDDESDNFSDIDDLEVDGYLLNEEGKRYKKMIWEEMNLNFYRSKQRRRKQLRLLWISIVQKVQRNLRKILKQLLPREKRRGN, encoded by the exons ATGGTATGGTGTACTTTCTGTGTCAAAAATGTTGAAGGAACCAGCGATGCTGGTAGACT ATGGTGTTCCGGATGTGGCAAGGTTTTAGAGGATCACATTTTCTCTGAGGAACCCACTTTCGTTAAGAATGCGGCGGGCCAG AGCCAATTGGCTGGAAGATATGTACGCTCCAGGGAAAGCGAAATCTCAGCTTCTCGCGAAAGGATACTCGAAAATG CCGAATATGAATTGAGATGTATGAGAAATGCTTTAGATATGGGAGACAATGAAGAAATTATTGACATAGCTAAACGCTTTTATAGA ATTGCTATTGAGCGGAATTTCACAAGGGGCCGTAAGTCAGAGCAAGTACAGGCTGCATGTCTTTACATTGCATGTCG GGAAAAGAAGAAGCCATATCTTCTCATTGATTTTTCGAACTACTTAAAGATAAATGT CTATGTGCTGGGAGCTGTGTTTTTGCAACTTTGCAAGGCTCTGAGGCTTGATGAGCACCcaattgttcaaaaacttgttgATCCTTCCTGGTTTATTCATAGATTTGCTGAGA gtttACCAGGAGGAAGGGATAAAGGGGTTATGCAAACTGCACAAAGGATTATCACAAGCATGAAACGGGATTGGATGCAG ACAGGCAGAAAACCCAGTGGACTATGTGGTGCTGCATTATATATATCAGCACTTTCACACGGTCTCAAGTGCTCCAAATCTGATATT ATCAAAATTGTACATGTTTGTGATGCTACATTGACTAAGCGGctggttgaatttgagaatacAGAATCTGGGAGCTTGACG ATTGAAGAGTTCCTCGTGAAGGCAAAGGAACAGGATGAATTAAGCAAACAACCAATTATGGCTGATAAAATGGATAATACAGATGGTGGCCTTTGTGAACACAAGATCCTTTGTGAACATAAGGATAGTGGAAAACCTTTTGCGTATGGACTTTGTCAAACCTGTTATGATGAT TTTATGACAATTTCAGGTGGACTTGACGGAGGATCTAATCCTCCTGCTTTCCAGCGTGCTGAAATAGAGAGATTGAAAAAAGCATCTGCGGACCTTAATGCTAATGACTCTGGCATCGATACCATTGCTTGTCAAAGCCTTGACAACAGTGATCAGTCATCCAAG TTTGAGAAAGAGAACAACACAAAATCAGGAAGTGAGAATAAAGGACTGCTGCTTATGGAGCCTGAAAGTGATG GGGCTGCTATGGAGAATACAGCTGTTGAGACCGGAACTGAAGCTTGTGATGATGAGTCTGACAACTTTTCAGATATTGATGATCTGGAG GTTGACGGCTACCTTCTTAATGAAGAGGGGAAACGCTACAAAAAGATGATTTGGGAAGAAATGAATC TAAACTTTTACAGGAGCAAGCAGCGAAGGAGGAAGCAGCTAAGGCTGCTATGGATATCAATTGTCCAGAAGGTGCAAAGAAACTTGCGCAAAATACTGAAGCAGCTGTTGCCAAGAGAAAAAAG